Proteins from a single region of Runella sp. SP2:
- the lipA gene encoding lipoyl synthase: MIELPVIASERKKRPDWLRVKLPTGPEYRKVRTIVDTNKLHTICESGNCPNMGECWGEGTATFMILGNVCTRSCSFCAVATGRPNEYDADEPRRVAEAIKTMGVKHAVITSVNRDELKDRGAEIWYQTVVLTKELSPATTIETLIPDTKSNWEALERMISAGQEVVSHNVETVARLYRAVRPQAKYERSLEQIKRTKAYGKRTKSGIMLGLGETQDEMFKAMDDLVAHGLDVLTLGQYLQPTKMHHEVIEWIHPDTFAMYREEGLKRGLKYVESGPLVRSSYHSERHVNVPI, encoded by the coding sequence ATGATAGAACTTCCTGTTATCGCATCTGAGCGTAAAAAACGCCCCGATTGGCTAAGAGTTAAACTTCCGACTGGGCCAGAATACCGTAAAGTTCGGACGATTGTTGATACCAATAAGCTCCATACCATTTGTGAAAGTGGAAACTGCCCCAACATGGGCGAATGCTGGGGCGAAGGTACCGCTACGTTTATGATTTTGGGTAATGTCTGTACACGCAGTTGCTCGTTTTGTGCCGTAGCTACGGGCCGTCCCAACGAATATGATGCCGACGAACCGCGCCGCGTAGCAGAAGCCATCAAAACGATGGGCGTAAAACATGCCGTTATTACGTCGGTCAACCGCGATGAGTTGAAAGACCGTGGCGCCGAAATTTGGTACCAAACCGTCGTTTTGACCAAAGAACTCAGCCCCGCTACCACCATCGAAACCCTCATTCCAGATACCAAAAGCAACTGGGAAGCGCTTGAGCGCATGATTTCGGCAGGACAAGAAGTGGTGTCGCACAACGTAGAAACTGTGGCTCGGTTGTACCGTGCCGTACGTCCACAGGCCAAATACGAACGTAGTTTGGAACAAATCAAACGTACCAAAGCCTACGGAAAACGTACCAAATCGGGCATCATGCTTGGCTTGGGCGAAACCCAAGACGAAATGTTTAAAGCCATGGACGACTTAGTCGCGCACGGCTTAGACGTTCTTACGCTGGGTCAGTATTTGCAACCGACCAAAATGCACCATGAAGTGATTGAGTGGATTCACCCTGATACCTTTGCGATGTACCGCGAAGAAGGGCTCAAACGGGGCTTAAAATACGTGGAATCAGGGCCGCTGGTGCGTTCGAGCTACCACTCTGAACGCCACGTCAACGTGCCGATTTAA
- a CDS encoding lycopene cyclase family protein, giving the protein MQNYDFIIAGGGLAGLSLAYYMNQTVLRDKSILIIDQDTKSQNDRTWCYWEKDPQSPFDSIVHRQWNQVYFHGTNFSSALELGPYSYKWLRGIDFYTFVKTDLAKNPNITFVQERIERIKDTPNGGFIITENNQYLGGYVFDSTYSLKLNLPDCHNLLQHFKGWEIETDVPVFDPNCPVMMDYRVEQRGLGVRFMYVLPESPTRAMVEYTIFSDKLLPTAEYDAELHAYIKEFLKISDFRIEHEEFGVIPMTDEPTPSLEGEHVFRIGTGGGYVKASTGYAFQRTQRFTRELVKNLVTIGKPLPPKRSLKKRFKDLLDSTLLNVLLKSRASGKEVFTALYQKNPTPRLFAFLDEDTSLMDDLKIMSTVPLSAFTKGIFDVLRKKI; this is encoded by the coding sequence ATGCAAAACTACGACTTCATCATCGCAGGAGGGGGATTAGCAGGACTTAGTTTGGCCTATTACATGAACCAAACGGTACTGCGCGATAAATCCATCCTCATTATTGACCAAGACACCAAGTCCCAGAATGATCGGACTTGGTGTTATTGGGAAAAAGACCCTCAAAGTCCGTTTGATTCGATTGTGCATCGCCAGTGGAATCAAGTGTATTTTCATGGAACAAATTTTTCGTCGGCGCTTGAGCTTGGGCCTTATTCCTACAAATGGCTGCGGGGGATTGATTTTTATACGTTTGTCAAAACCGATTTAGCCAAAAACCCCAACATTACTTTTGTTCAAGAACGCATCGAACGAATCAAAGACACGCCTAACGGTGGTTTTATCATCACTGAAAATAACCAATACCTCGGTGGCTACGTCTTCGACAGCACCTATTCGTTGAAGCTCAATTTACCCGATTGCCATAACCTGCTGCAACATTTTAAAGGTTGGGAAATCGAAACTGACGTGCCAGTTTTCGACCCTAACTGCCCCGTGATGATGGATTATCGGGTGGAACAACGCGGCCTCGGTGTACGGTTTATGTATGTGTTGCCCGAAAGTCCAACGCGGGCAATGGTCGAATACACCATTTTTTCAGACAAACTTCTCCCCACAGCCGAATACGACGCCGAACTTCATGCTTACATCAAGGAGTTCCTAAAAATCAGCGATTTTCGGATTGAACACGAAGAATTTGGTGTCATTCCAATGACCGACGAACCTACGCCTTCGCTGGAGGGAGAACATGTTTTTCGCATTGGTACGGGAGGAGGCTACGTCAAAGCTTCGACGGGCTATGCGTTTCAGCGTACGCAGCGATTTACGCGTGAATTGGTCAAAAATTTGGTCACCATTGGAAAACCTCTTCCCCCAAAACGCTCCCTCAAAAAACGCTTTAAAGACCTGCTTGACAGCACCTTGCTAAACGTTCTTCTCAAAAGCCGTGCTTCGGGCAAAGAGGTATTTACCGCGCTTTATCAGAAAAATCCTACGCCGCGCTTATTTGCTTTTCTGGATGAAGACACTTCGCTCATGGACGATTTAAAAATCATGTCAACCGTTCCACTAAGTGCTTTTACCAAAGGCATCTTTGATGTTCTACGCAAAAAAATCTAA
- a CDS encoding pirin family protein has translation MSNIRLIIEERAASIGNFMVGRLLPFRQKRSVGPFVFIDHMGPVKMSERENMDVLPHPHIGLSTLTFLFEGAILHRDSIGSELEIQPGAVNWMTAGSGVVHSERTPERLRNSSKSLHGLQIWVALPKELEEISPSFTHIPAEDIPHWEDGNLSFKLIAGEVFGHTSPVPVHSPLYFIEIKSKEAARVSLGDILYGESALYILDGSISSEGNVYEPKQILIAKDTKLCTFNMAANSTVYIFGGEAFPEERFIDWNFVSSRKERLAQAKQDWKNQTFPKISGETDFVPYPTFKI, from the coding sequence ATGTCAAACATCCGTTTAATCATAGAAGAACGAGCAGCCAGCATTGGCAACTTTATGGTAGGGCGGCTACTTCCTTTTCGCCAAAAAAGGTCGGTGGGGCCGTTTGTGTTTATTGACCACATGGGCCCCGTAAAAATGAGTGAGCGGGAAAATATGGATGTTTTACCTCACCCACATATTGGGCTTTCTACCCTAACTTTTTTATTTGAAGGAGCGATCCTCCACCGCGATAGTATTGGTAGTGAACTAGAAATACAACCTGGTGCAGTCAATTGGATGACGGCAGGCAGTGGGGTTGTGCATTCTGAGAGAACACCAGAACGGCTAAGAAATTCCTCCAAAAGTCTTCACGGTTTACAGATTTGGGTGGCTTTACCAAAAGAGTTGGAAGAAATATCACCTTCCTTTACCCACATTCCTGCCGAAGATATACCGCATTGGGAAGATGGCAATTTGTCATTTAAGCTAATTGCAGGCGAAGTATTTGGGCACACTTCGCCTGTTCCTGTTCATAGCCCTCTTTATTTTATTGAGATAAAAAGTAAAGAAGCAGCCCGTGTCAGCCTTGGCGATATACTTTATGGCGAAAGCGCTTTGTATATCCTTGATGGCTCCATTTCAAGCGAAGGAAATGTGTATGAACCAAAACAAATATTGATTGCCAAAGACACAAAACTTTGCACATTTAATATGGCTGCAAATTCTACAGTCTATATTTTTGGCGGAGAAGCATTTCCTGAGGAAAGATTTATTGATTGGAACTTCGTCTCATCAAGAAAAGAGCGATTGGCGCAAGCAAAGCAGGATTGGAAAAATCAAACTTTCCCTAAGATCTCGGGCGAAACTGACTTTGTTCCTTATCCAACATTTAAAATTTAA
- a CDS encoding glucosamine-6-phosphate deaminase, which produces MNYHVFDDYEALSEHASEFILNYVRQKPTATICVASGETPLLTFQKIVAKAQPGDFDQATFVGLDEWVGISPDNPGSCRSYIDGPLIKPLGIPAERVSFFDSLTDDLTAECDRVNEFIASRGGLDVIMVGIGMNGHLGLNEPGTSFDTYAHVSDLEEVTASVGQKYFESNTPLTQGITVGLRHVLEAKVAIVIANGAKKKAIIERVLNEPVGENLPASALKLHANSHLWVDAAANPA; this is translated from the coding sequence ATGAATTACCACGTATTTGACGATTACGAAGCCCTTTCAGAACACGCCTCTGAGTTTATTTTGAACTATGTTCGCCAAAAACCGACGGCGACGATTTGTGTGGCCTCGGGCGAAACACCGTTGTTGACTTTCCAAAAAATTGTAGCCAAAGCCCAGCCTGGCGATTTTGACCAAGCGACTTTTGTGGGTTTGGACGAATGGGTGGGTATCTCACCCGACAACCCTGGGAGTTGCCGCTCGTATATTGACGGGCCGTTGATTAAACCTCTTGGCATACCTGCCGAGCGCGTTTCGTTTTTTGATAGCCTCACCGATGATTTGACCGCTGAATGCGACCGCGTCAATGAATTTATCGCAAGCCGTGGTGGCTTGGATGTGATTATGGTAGGAATTGGAATGAACGGGCATTTAGGTTTAAACGAGCCTGGAACGTCGTTTGATACCTATGCGCACGTGTCTGATTTAGAGGAGGTAACGGCTTCGGTGGGGCAAAAATATTTTGAGTCAAACACTCCATTAACCCAAGGAATTACGGTGGGACTGCGCCATGTGTTGGAGGCAAAAGTAGCCATTGTCATTGCCAACGGTGCGAAGAAAAAAGCCATTATTGAGCGCGTCCTCAACGAACCCGTAGGCGAAAACCTACCCGCTTCGGCCTTAAAACTGCACGCTAATAGCCATTTGTGGGTGGATGCGGCGGCTAATCCTGCTTAG
- a CDS encoding acyltransferase family protein produces the protein MKTPSSSSLRRYDLDWLRVICIIILLYYHVGMIYVPWDWHIKSTEKSEVMRWVMIWLHYWRMPLLFFISGAGTYFALRTRSLGGYASERVKRLFIPLVFGMFVVVPPQIYYERIFNGIHFASYADFYRTVFDFVAYPKGSFSWHHLWFVAYLFLYSLGSIPLFHWLKTPQGERFGQTIEKWVSYKGGALGYALVLIVSQVALKPYFPDETHALVDDWAYFTFNLLLFWGGYLLVSRRVLWEEMARQRRMYGRATLLSTIVLYTLYILRRFVYPEWDDVTWYDVVWDINAFCLTWFSVVATVAYGYQYLNRPHPALSQLNEAVYPFYILHQTVIVVVGFYILKYNIGVWLGFLLVSTLSLLISIGLYWLIIKRIKILRVFFGLK, from the coding sequence ATGAAAACACCCTCATCTTCTTCACTCCGCCGCTATGACCTCGATTGGCTGCGGGTTATTTGTATCATTATTTTGCTCTATTACCACGTCGGGATGATTTACGTGCCTTGGGATTGGCACATCAAAAGCACCGAAAAAAGCGAAGTCATGCGCTGGGTGATGATTTGGTTGCATTATTGGCGGATGCCACTGTTGTTTTTTATTTCGGGTGCGGGTACTTACTTTGCTCTTCGTACGCGTTCGTTGGGTGGGTATGCGTCTGAGCGAGTAAAGCGATTGTTTATACCGCTCGTTTTTGGGATGTTCGTCGTTGTGCCTCCCCAAATTTATTACGAACGAATTTTTAACGGAATTCACTTTGCTTCTTACGCCGATTTTTATCGAACCGTATTTGACTTTGTTGCCTATCCCAAAGGAAGTTTTAGCTGGCATCACTTATGGTTTGTTGCCTATTTGTTTTTGTATTCTCTTGGTAGCATTCCTTTATTTCATTGGTTAAAAACTCCCCAAGGCGAACGTTTTGGTCAGACGATCGAAAAATGGGTTTCTTACAAAGGCGGTGCATTGGGCTACGCATTGGTGTTGATTGTGAGTCAAGTGGCGCTCAAACCGTATTTCCCCGACGAAACTCACGCACTGGTGGACGATTGGGCGTATTTTACGTTTAATTTATTGCTATTTTGGGGTGGGTATTTGTTGGTAAGTCGGCGGGTACTTTGGGAAGAAATGGCGCGCCAACGTCGTATGTATGGCCGTGCTACGCTACTTTCGACGATTGTTTTATATACTTTATACATCTTACGTAGATTCGTTTATCCTGAGTGGGACGATGTGACTTGGTACGACGTTGTTTGGGACATCAATGCTTTTTGTTTGACGTGGTTTTCGGTCGTAGCGACTGTCGCCTACGGCTATCAATACCTCAACCGCCCGCATCCTGCGCTCAGCCAACTCAACGAGGCGGTTTATCCTTTTTACATCTTGCACCAAACCGTCATTGTCGTCGTTGGTTTTTATATCCTAAAGTATAACATCGGCGTTTGGCTTGGTTTTCTTTTGGTAAGTACGTTGTCTTTACTTATTAGTATAGGGCTTTATTGGTTGATTATCAAGCGAATAAAAATTTTGCGCGTCTTCTTTGGATTGAAGTAA
- a CDS encoding heavy metal translocating P-type ATPase metal-binding domain-containing protein, with protein sequence MSQSISPVVEVQCYHCGADCEDHVIVHDDKPFCCEGCKTVYELLQENQLCNYYDLTQNPGVSPDKNYYAGKYAYLDLSEVHDKIIEFTDGRQTHVNWFFPQMHCSSCVYLLENLHRLHEGVISSLVNFPEKKARVVIDEQKISLSKLAELLTYIGYEPYISLQDIEAQQAPKTNRTRLYKIGIAGFAFGNVMMMSFPDYFGLGDTHLDHHLQTMFSVFSVVLALPVFFYSASDFFVSAWKSIRERFLNIDAPIALAILVTFVRSLYEIGTQTGVGYLDSMTGIVFFMLLGRYFQDKTYSAISFDRDYKSYFPVAVTLLSRGQRAKGEGQGAADFPSVIPTKEVSNTNNQSPVTNHQLLVTDLQPGDQILIRNKELIPADVRLVSERAMIDYSFVSGESTPIEKTRNELIYAGGRQIGGAIEVEVTKRVSQSYLTQLWNNDSATQQQQNAQQTMVGKINYYFSWALLFLGFGALAYWAVLGDLPRGINAITTILIVACPCALLLSDTFTNGNMLGMFGSNKLYLKNAQIIENLSKIDTVVFDKTGTLTLPDAAHVQFIGKPLTHIQQRIVRTLCEQSSHPLSRLIAKSLQHVPHEQMVSDFQEIEGKGVEGKLGEYVTVRLGSATFVSNDSQEVTPLQDSNSSHVYFSFDGKVLGYFDIQSQYRDNLVDTLKSLKQKNYNTYLLSGDKPTDVEMLSELFGSLKQLNFNQKPDDKLRFIEKLQQQGHKVLMVGDGLNDAGALIKSDVGIAVSDNINNFSPACDGILEGSQLSKLPQFVRLAQAGRNIVIQSFIISVVYNIIGLSFALTGNLSPVIAAILMPASSISIVLFTTISSRIAALRRL encoded by the coding sequence ATGTCGCAATCTATTTCACCCGTCGTAGAAGTTCAATGTTACCACTGCGGCGCCGACTGCGAAGACCACGTCATCGTGCATGACGATAAGCCGTTTTGCTGCGAAGGTTGCAAAACCGTTTATGAACTTCTTCAAGAAAATCAACTCTGCAACTACTACGACCTGACGCAAAACCCAGGCGTATCGCCCGATAAAAATTACTACGCAGGCAAATACGCGTACTTAGACCTGTCCGAAGTTCACGATAAAATCATTGAATTTACCGACGGTCGCCAAACGCACGTCAACTGGTTTTTTCCTCAAATGCACTGTAGTTCGTGCGTGTATTTGTTGGAAAATCTCCACCGCTTGCACGAAGGCGTGATTTCGTCGTTGGTAAATTTCCCCGAAAAGAAAGCCCGTGTTGTTATCGACGAACAAAAAATTAGCCTTAGCAAACTTGCCGAGTTACTTACTTACATCGGCTACGAACCTTATATTAGTTTGCAAGACATCGAAGCACAACAAGCTCCCAAAACCAACCGTACGCGTTTGTACAAAATCGGGATTGCGGGTTTTGCTTTTGGCAACGTCATGATGATGAGTTTCCCCGATTATTTTGGGTTGGGCGATACGCATCTGGACCACCATTTACAAACGATGTTTAGTGTATTCAGTGTGGTATTGGCTTTGCCCGTATTTTTTTACAGCGCTTCCGACTTCTTCGTTTCGGCTTGGAAATCCATCCGCGAACGCTTCCTCAACATTGATGCGCCTATCGCATTGGCTATTTTGGTCACTTTCGTGCGGAGTTTGTACGAAATTGGCACCCAAACGGGCGTCGGTTACCTCGACTCCATGACGGGCATTGTGTTTTTTATGTTGTTGGGTCGGTATTTTCAAGACAAAACGTACTCCGCTATTTCGTTCGACCGCGATTATAAGTCCTACTTTCCAGTAGCAGTGACGTTATTGAGCAGAGGACAAAGGGCGAAGGGCGAGGGGCAAGGGGCAGCAGACTTCCCTTCTGTCATACCGACGAAGGAGGTATCTAACACAAATAACCAATCCCCAGTCACCAATCACCAATTATTAGTAACCGACTTACAGCCTGGCGACCAGATTTTGATTCGTAATAAAGAATTGATTCCTGCTGATGTACGCCTTGTGAGCGAACGCGCGATGATTGATTACAGTTTTGTTTCGGGGGAATCTACGCCCATTGAAAAAACGCGTAATGAACTCATTTATGCAGGTGGCCGCCAAATCGGGGGAGCGATTGAGGTCGAAGTGACCAAGCGGGTATCTCAAAGTTATCTGACGCAGCTTTGGAACAACGACTCGGCCACGCAACAACAGCAAAATGCCCAACAAACGATGGTGGGTAAAATCAATTATTACTTTTCGTGGGCGTTGTTGTTCTTAGGATTTGGGGCTTTGGCGTACTGGGCCGTTTTGGGCGATTTACCAAGAGGCATCAACGCCATTACGACGATTTTGATTGTGGCCTGTCCTTGTGCGCTGTTACTTTCCGATACGTTTACCAACGGTAATATGTTGGGTATGTTTGGATCGAATAAACTGTACCTCAAAAACGCCCAAATCATTGAAAATCTGTCTAAAATCGATACGGTTGTTTTTGATAAAACAGGAACACTTACGTTGCCTGACGCAGCTCACGTTCAATTTATTGGCAAACCACTTACGCACATTCAACAACGAATCGTCCGTACCCTTTGCGAGCAATCGTCGCACCCGTTGAGCCGATTGATTGCCAAGTCGTTACAGCACGTTCCGCACGAACAAATGGTAAGTGATTTTCAGGAAATAGAAGGAAAAGGCGTTGAGGGAAAGCTAGGCGAGTATGTTACGGTACGGCTAGGCTCTGCGACGTTTGTTTCTAATGATAGTCAAGAAGTTACTCCACTTCAAGACAGCAACAGCAGCCACGTTTATTTTTCATTTGATGGCAAAGTATTGGGTTATTTTGACATTCAAAGCCAGTACCGCGACAACCTCGTTGATACCCTCAAAAGTCTGAAACAAAAAAATTACAACACCTATTTATTGTCGGGCGACAAGCCTACCGACGTCGAAATGTTGAGTGAATTATTTGGTTCGCTCAAGCAGCTAAATTTCAATCAAAAACCCGACGATAAACTTCGATTTATTGAGAAGTTACAACAACAAGGCCACAAAGTCTTGATGGTAGGCGATGGCCTGAACGATGCGGGGGCACTCATCAAAAGCGACGTAGGCATTGCCGTTTCCGACAACATCAACAACTTTTCACCCGCTTGCGATGGGATTTTGGAAGGAAGTCAACTTTCAAAGCTACCTCAGTTTGTTCGCCTAGCCCAAGCAGGCCGCAACATTGTGATTCAGAGCTTTATCATTTCGGTGGTGTACAACATCATTGGGTTAAGTTTTGCCCTTACGGGAAATCTTTCGCCCGTCATTGCCGCGATTTTGATGCCCGCCAGTTCGATTTCGATTGTCTTGTTTACCACGATTTCCAGCCGCATCGCCGCTTTGCGGAGGTTGTGA